aaaattattggaatgattttttttatatgaatatgGAAAAGATGTACTAcgaaatttataagaaatgtCTTTAACTTCAGTgcctttttaaataataagtgaTAAATATAACAGTCGGGGCACAAATGATTCATAAAATGAAACTTGCCACGCTATggcacaataattattattattatttaaataataattctatacttgtatattatatataaatatatttttactgacatgcattgtaatataaatccatatagtcacttaaaattacatatcaataaattttacttcaatttaaatacttttttttactttacttacTTATTAGTTCCCGggtacatatataatatatattttaaggtCAAATGACGATTATTATCATCTCCGACTGATTGGCTGCATGTTGTCTCTCTTTACTGGTTTGTAAGTCAGAAGTTTCGTGTatttttgcaataattttttccaataacaGTCGATTGTTGACATCCGtaattttttccagataaaaTCACGACCACGCTGTGCTATTTTACGTGATATTCCATCATTGTCTCGTGCAAATTTAATTAGTCGTctgtaagataaaaaaatattcaataaaaaggaaataattattacgtaaattatttttatttcatttttagcGAACGTTATTTTTCTACTGATATCgagtggaattttttaaatgacataGAAAATTTcgttgaagataaaaattatataatttgcGAGAGATCgcttgtaaaaataaaaataaattaaattattttttaaatcttactCTAGTTCTCGTTTACTCGCATCTTTGGGTACTGGAATATAATGGATCCAGGGTTTCATTGCCGAGTAGTAAAATTCAGTCCACTCGTCGCCCACATGGAAGACCAATgagttacataaaaataaatgcttGTGTCTGAATGATGCCGCGACACcgcgataattaaataaatatttgaatttacaaTGATCTTCTAGCGAGACTTCTGGTGCTGGTGGTCTATGAAGTGTatcctaaaaaataaataaatttaaagccaAACCAACTAATAGagtttctaaaaaataaatttaaataaacacttCATCAGATTTCCAAGCTTGATTCTTAGTATACTGAGCATCAACCAGTTCCGGATGATCCCGACTCAACAAAACTAAATTGTCACGCTCAGAACTTGTTCGCGAGCCACGAAAAAATCCCTGAGATTTTTTACTCTCCCAAGGATATTCCTGACTCGCTTTGTCTAAAGACTTCCTGTGCTGATCCCATCGACCTAGACCACGAGGATACAGTGAGATTGCAGGACCTCCTTCCCAGAAGGACCAGGCGGGATAAATGATGTCATAGTAATCCGGagtctaaaaaatatttatattattttatcatctgcttgaatttatttattttttttaaatttaaattaatgcgCGCGTTTTTTAATGAaggtttaaaaattactttactgAAAGAAAATATTGGAAGTGCTGTTCCAAAATGCCTACTTGATTGGGGATAGTCTCTGGTATTTATCAAAAACTCAGTGTCTGTCACATTATcaattactttataaataaaatgctctatcCCAGCGCATCTTGATGGAAACATACAGTCTTTAGCTCTATATAATTTTCCATCAATTATCTGATAAATAGTcgctctaaaaaaaataaatgacgtttttttttttggaatcctcaaggtaatttatttaaataattacctagATAatgaataatcaattaattttttgctgatacGATCtgatttaaatgattttagaTCTTGCTCGATAACGTCAGTAAAACAACCGCATTTTTTAGCTTTACATTCTTGATAATCATCCTCGGCTTGTGTTATTGCTGCATAATAATCTTTATAGTCGTTATTtaaatctgtaaaaaaatttttttatcaaaaatatatcaaaatttaagtgtaaataaataaataaatttttttgagaggTTACCTATCAATTCTTCAAGTTTTTTATCTTCAGAACATGACTTTTTGTCTATAGAACAAAATTCTTCCTCAGTATTAACGATAGTATTTAATgttaatgatattattattaaaaatttataaataaacatgttTACAAACTATCTAATactgtaaataaatacttgTGACGTAAACTCAATTGTCAAGTCAGTTTGTTGTTGGTAAAATATGAGTGCTAATGTACTTTGCAGCtgagacaatttattaattttaaataaataaataaattcaaataataaaattttaaaaaaggcgCGTAcggatttttaaattgcaagtacgcattttttaattttttattcgctgcagtttaattatttattcaaaaatttaaaataaatttcaaaaaactgcATTTACACATGAGTGTGAACGTAGCAGATgtgagacaaattttaaattacgaattaatgaattcaaaaattaaatagatgaaaattttaaaaacgcacatgctgattttaaaattttatgaatgcgcattttttaaattttgatttactattcacttattttcaaaatttaaacaatgacaattgtcagctacattcacactcatcatTTACAGTCATTGATAAAATAGGAATTTGTAATTCGATTGTCGATCTTCataaattactataatatcGTAATCTGTAATTTACTTAGGTTATaggttatattatttatatagaaaACAGTGAATGTATACAATAAAGAAAGAATCcttgaaataattgaaatatatattaaaattattgttacgCAACAATGAaagtattattaaatatcaccTGTCAAATACAAAAGTAGCCTAGCATTTTtaaggtaaataattaaaccaaaataatttatgatactgaagtaagCCGATGtctaatttttggatttttttataaacgatgttataaaaaaaaaaaaactccaaaaTTGCACccgtagattttttaattttctacatgtgcgtatttttagtttctttatTCATAAGTATGAGTGTAGCAGACAcgagacaatttaaaaatttaaatttgaaataaataaataataaaattgaacaaaaacACGCCTGCGGatcttatatttttctaaacacgcatttttaaatttttactcaacttacgttttacttttttattctaatatttaaaaactggcgtcagctacattcacacccattcttttttttgtaattgatgttaaaaaaatatccaatttttaattgtctccTAAGCAGGATCacaatttttcatattaaatttaaattttattaattaaatattttttttgcaggTTAGATTTTACCAATGATTCGAatggtaaatttgaaaatatattttttacacgaGTATGATTTTGGCGCTCAATTATAGTGTCAATTATTATACACTTTTACTCTCCTAAAAATACCACCCGActcttatttataaaaataataaaagtcaaAATGTTTGGGAGCATAAAGAATTTTATTCGAAGACACAGTCGCAAATTTGCTGTCTGCGGTTTAATTGCCAGCagttatattataatttcaagATACAGCCATCGTAAAATAATCGAATGGCACAAACAGGAAGTACAAAAAAGagtattaaattcaaaacgTAAACAACATTATGAGTGTACAGAAAAATCTTGTGTTCAAGCGATTTACAATTTGGGCAGATGTATAAAAAACTCTGTGTTGAAATACATCAGCAGTCAAGAGATAATAGACAAATTGAAAGACGGTAATTGTGATAAAATTGCCTGTTGGAATGAATTGAAAGTAAACTCAATTTGCAAATcagttattataatttatgcgGACATCATGGTTGTTCTGATAATGcaaattcaattgaatttaataagcGCGCTGATGTTTGTTGATTCAAACAAAATGGAAGATGAGCGCGAGTTGAGAAGAATCcaggaaaattatttgaatttaagta
The Microplitis mediator isolate UGA2020A chromosome 6, iyMicMedi2.1, whole genome shotgun sequence genome window above contains:
- the LOC130669402 gene encoding O-glucosyltransferase rumi homolog, with amino-acid sequence MFIYKFLIIISLTLNTIVNTEEEFCSIDKKSCSEDKKLEELIDLNNDYKDYYAAITQAEDDYQECKAKKCGCFTDVIEQDLKSFKSDRISKKLIDYSLSRATIYQIIDGKLYRAKDCMFPSRCAGIEHFIYKVIDNVTDTEFLINTRDYPQSSRHFGTALPIFSFSKTPDYYDIIYPAWSFWEGGPAISLYPRGLGRWDQHRKSLDKASQEYPWESKKSQGFFRGSRTSSERDNLVLLSRDHPELVDAQYTKNQAWKSDEDTLHRPPAPEVSLEDHCKFKYLFNYRGVAASFRHKHLFLCNSLVFHVGDEWTEFYYSAMKPWIHYIPVPKDASKRELERLIKFARDNDGISRKIAQRGRDFIWKKLRMSTIDCYWKKLLQKYTKLLTYKPVKRDNMQPISRR